The Gorilla gorilla gorilla isolate KB3781 chromosome 11, NHGRI_mGorGor1-v2.1_pri, whole genome shotgun sequence genome contains the following window.
taaaaaataaaaattaagtcaatAGTACTGCAAACTTAACATCCCTAAACAAGctcggccaacatagtgagaccccgtctctagaaataaaataaaatagccagacatggcggcacgtgcctgtagtcccagctaatcaggaggctaaggcaggaggatcacttgaacccagaaggtgaagaCCTCAgggagctatgatggcaccaccgcactcgagtctgggcaacagaggaagactcccatctctaaaaaataaaaaaattaaaaattaaaaaaaccataTCTAAACATAAGTATGACTTCAACTTCCTTAAGTCAGATTAGAAGAGCTTGTGACATTCCTGAGCCCAAAGAGTAAACAAAGGATAGGGGtacagttgatgggcatttaaatgGCAAGCCTGAGAAAGGCCGATTCTTTAATAAGATTCTGATCTTTGTAGTAGAATCCTGTCTGATTCTACTATAAAGTACTTGTGTCAGCTGCAAATTCATGGAATCTGAACTTTCTTATCTGTCAGATGAGATTTTATgagatcagtgattctcaaccctgTTACAGATTAGAGTCATCCAAGAAGCTGTAAAAAAGTTACCTAGGCCTGGATGTTCCCAGAGATTCGGATCAAACTGCCCTGGGGTGGGAATTTATGAAAGACCCTAAGGGACGCTAATGTGCAACCAAGTCTGAGAACCACTAGCTTAGGCCCATTCCGATGTAAAATTACACAGCTCCATGAGCCTCTACAAGATCTGAGACAAAACAGAAATACCTGAAGCAGAATCTTGTTGCCATCGTAGTCCTGAGTCTGCCACCTGGTGCTGCTGATAGGAATGCATGGATTGGGTAGCAGAGGCACTAACTGGCCGATCTCTTGAACCTTAAACTGCAGCACCGAAGACTCTTTGGGGTCCACTGACATTCCCGGGGGCAGCTGCTTCAGGGAGAGCTGCAGAGCAAAGCTCTTGGAGGCATAgagcaagaagaaacaaaaattgcTCTTTTGCAAGGTCGCTTCTCTCTGCAGGATCATCTCGTAGAGTCTGACGGCGTCTTCATAGTTATCAAAACTGCAGTACAGCGTCACCCTCAAGATCTCGGAGCCACAGTGCACCTGCCTCACCCCCCAGATGGGCATCTGACTGTCCAGGCTGTAGAACTCCTGATTGGCAAAAAAGTAGGGACACAGCCTTCCCCGAGTGTCCTGGGTGGGGTAGCACTGCCATGGCGAATGCTGGAGAGAGTCCAGGACGCGAAATAGCCGATGCTCTCCCGGGCTTTCGTGCAGGAAGAGCAACACGGACATCCCTGGAAACCGGGACCGCTTGGAATGGGACTTTTCACAGTATTTCACAGGACTGGCCCGTTCAGACACCTGAAAGAGCCGGACCTCTGGGCAAATGCAATCCAGGAGCTGGTCCAGAGTCCTCTGCAGAAGCGAGCCGTGCCCAGAGTTGGCAAGAAGATGGACAGTCATAGCCAGAGGCCCCTGTGTCTCATCCATGGAGGAACTGCCTGAGGCTGACAAAGACAGCGTGTGTAGAAGGCCCACTGTTCAAGTTTCTGAAATGAATGAAGAAGCGGCCCAGCCTTCAGCCCGCCTGAAAACCTTCAGCTGCAGCGGCTACTTCTGAGCAGAGCTCTTAACCAGACTAACACGTGCTCCTGGCCACCCGTGGACTTGCGGCAAGAGAAGCTCACACCAGCTCGGGTTCAGCAGCCTCCCTCTCCACAAGCAGCAGTGGGGTCACGTCATCCAGCTTGTGCATAATGTAACTGCTTGTGTTTAGCCTTTTCAGGCGTTCCCCAGGGTTTCTGTGTGACCTAAAAACCTATAATCCTGAGAAACACCCAAATGGGCGGCTCTTACAGACACTTAGTACAGGAAATGACCGGCCGAAAAGGAACATGAGTTGGCTCTGTTAGGCTGATAGCAATCTGTTTAGTTGAAAAGACATCCATTTTATCAACCTACAACTGGGTTCTCATTTCCTACTTACGGTTTACAGTAGCCTGCTCCACCAATCTGAACACAATGACTTCTTGAAAACAATTCTCAAAACTTGACCctttgccagtttttttttttcctttgtctctttatttcattttgtttctgaaCATTTTCTGCTAGGGCATGAAGAGAAGACTATCTAAATTATTTTGACTTCACTGAAAATTATTTGCTGTACCGAAAATTCTGAGTGTACTAAAAAGACATTGAGAAAATTAGTCTTCCTTTATTCACGCAAATTCTTTAGAAAGAGTGAGAGCTTTCCAATAATTgctcatataattataattataattaacaattgtaattataatttttagtgTCTAATGAGGATCTACTATGTACCAGTCATAAACTGTTCTAATTCTTAAAGtaattagttttgttttgttttggagatggagtcttgctctgtcgcccaggctggagtgcagtggcgtgatcttggctcactgcaacctccacctcccaggttcaagagattcccctgcctcagcctccccagtacctgggactataagtgcgccaacacgcccagctaatttttttgtacttttagtagagactgtgttttgccatgttggccagactggtctcgaactcctgacctcaggtgatctgcccgcattggcctcccaaagtgctgggattacaggcatgagtcaccacacctggcccttaatgtaaattaatttaatCTTGCAACAAACCTATGAAGAAGAGATTACTAGCCCCAAATTACGGATGAAGAAACTGGGGCATAGAAAGgctaggtaacttgcccaaggtctcacagctaAGAAGTAGCTGAGGgatgatttgaacccaggaacttGCTGCACTGCCTCTCTGGGGCCTTGAAGTCCCAGCCTGGGTATTCTTCTTGTAAGGAAAAGATATAAAAGCCCATTCTGATTAAGGATCTACATTTGCAGACTCTTGAGCTATTGAATCTTAAACGGAATAATCTTCAATGAGAAAGTTGTCAAGCTCTAAACACTCACCCTAAATGTGTtctaaatattgatttaaaaattatttgtggccacgcatagtggctcacgcctgtgatcctagcactttgggaggccgaggcgggcggatcacctgaggtcaggagttcgagaccagcctaggcaacacggcaaaaccccatctgtactaaaaatacaaaaattagccaggcaaagtggagcatgcctgtaatcccagctactcaggaggctgaggcacaagaatcacttgaatacaggaagtggaggttgcagatcgcactactgcactccagcctgggtgatagagcaagactccgtctcagaaaat
Protein-coding sequences here:
- the FAM124B gene encoding protein FAM124B isoform X1, coding for MDETQGPLAMTVHLLANSGHGSLLQRTLDQLLDCICPEVRLFQVSERASPVKYCEKSHSKRSRFPGMSVLLFLHESPGEHRLFRVLDSLQHSPWQCYPTQDTRGRLCPYFFANQEFYSLDSQMPIWGVRQVHCGSEILRVTLYCSFDNYEDAVRLYEMILQREATLQKSNFCFFLLYASKSFALQLSLKQLPPGMSVDPKESSVLQFKVQEIGQLVPLLPNPCIPISSTRWQTQDYDGNKILLQVQLNPELGVKNGTLGAGMLPLGSRLTSVSAKRTSEPRSQRNQGKRSQGHSLELPEPSGSPTSDRCAGTSWKSPGRSFQVSSPAMGAHLHLSSHHLESGARMKVLNRENSFQKLEAETNVDTGLTIINSEPRQTYFGGFPRDLQTSQPPFCLPASSLGVATSKNNSVLKGRVSPLPLAGQRDLGTRKTISECLLHLQVQGEEKEEDEEEFFI
- the FAM124B gene encoding protein FAM124B isoform X2, encoding MDETQGPLAMTVHLLANSGHGSLLQRTLDQLLDCICPEVRLFQVSERASPVKYCEKSHSKRSRFPGMSVLLFLHESPGEHRLFRVLDSLQHSPWQCYPTQDTRGRLCPYFFANQEFYSLDSQMPIWGVRQVHCGSEILRVTLYCSFDNYEDAVRLYEMILQREATLQKSNFCFFLLYASKSFALQLSLKQLPPGMSVDPKESSVLQFKVQEIGQLVPLLPNPCIPISSTRWQTQDYDGNKILLQRWESSSVAQTRVRWCHHSSLRSSPSGFK